DNA sequence from the Hoylesella buccalis ATCC 35310 genome:
TAGCCGAAGACTTGGGTACTAACACGAGGTACATTTCGGCTGTCGTCAATGTGCGTTTTCACATGAATTACACATCATTTGTCAACAAGTATCGTATTGAAGAGGCTATGGCAGTGCTGACGGATAAGCGGTATTACGATTTGAATATGGAAGAGATATCAGATATGGTAGGCTTTTCAAATCGACAATCCTTCTATGCGTCTTTTTATAAATTGAATGGCTGTACACCTCGCGACTACAAGATGCAGCACCTGGCCATGCTTCCACCAGATGCATCGGCTCCGAAGAAGGGAAAAAAGAAATCTGGTTCGAAGAAGAAAAAGAAGTAACAATCCTATTGTCGCTGAATGACACATGAATTTAAATATTCAGACGAACGATTTGCAGATTTGCAAATGCTAAGGTATCGTCTGAAAGGGTTTGAGAACTTGACGCTCAAACAAAAGATTTATATCTATTTTTTAGCAAAAGCCACATTGGCGGGAAGAGATATCACGACCGACCAGTTTGGCAAGTACAACTTGAAGATAAGAAAGGTGCTTGAGGCAGTGTATGAAGAATATTCTGGCTCGAGGGACGGTGATGACTTCAAGAATCTGGAAATCTATCTGAAGAGGATATGGTTCTCAAACGGCATCTATCATCACTACGGCAGTGAAAAGATGATTCCAGAGTTTTCAGAAGGCTTTTTTAGAAAAGTGTTGTCTGAGATTGATGTCACACGCTTGCCATTGTCACCCTGTCAAACGGTGCAAGAGCTGCTTGATGAACTTGTTCCGGTGATGTTTAATCCCGACATCTTGCCCA
Encoded proteins:
- a CDS encoding helix-turn-helix domain-containing protein, which translates into the protein MAKYNIVKKKDKDAAYRSLVSPELMDELQEKILDVILIQKKYKDKNYSAKKLAEDLGTNTRYISAVVNVRFHMNYTSFVNKYRIEEAMAVLTDKRYYDLNMEEISDMVGFSNRQSFYASFYKLNGCTPRDYKMQHLAMLPPDASAPKKGKKKSGSKKKKK